The Winogradskyella schleiferi genome has a window encoding:
- a CDS encoding response regulator: MNNPTKKILICEDHQIVIDGLISIFKNQPDYTILDYVKNGNEVLPAVKLKNPDVLLLDLNLPNKNGLDILNEVKEYDPEIKVIILTMYNKDSIVKKVKQNNGNGFLLKNCSSEDLLRALDSVFESKMFYLGKGVKNNVVENDGFLEKIKITRREKEIIIELMKGNNVPQIATNLFISTYTVETHKKNIFKKLDVHNSIDLIKLVNEKQLLS, translated from the coding sequence ATGAATAACCCAACAAAAAAAATACTCATTTGCGAAGATCATCAAATTGTTATTGATGGACTCATTTCCATTTTCAAAAACCAGCCTGATTACACCATTTTAGATTACGTTAAAAACGGTAACGAAGTTTTGCCAGCAGTAAAACTTAAAAATCCCGATGTGCTTTTACTGGACCTAAATCTTCCCAATAAAAACGGTTTAGATATTCTTAATGAAGTAAAGGAATATGATCCTGAAATAAAAGTTATAATCCTTACCATGTACAATAAGGATAGTATTGTAAAAAAAGTAAAACAGAATAATGGTAATGGCTTTTTATTGAAGAATTGTTCTTCTGAAGATTTACTTAGAGCTTTAGACAGTGTCTTTGAAAGTAAAATGTTTTATCTTGGAAAAGGTGTAAAAAACAATGTTGTTGAAAACGATGGTTTTCTCGAAAAAATAAAAATTACACGGCGAGAAAAAGAAATTATCATAGAATTAATGAAGGGCAATAACGTACCTCAAATTGCGACTAACCTTTTTATAAGTACCTACACTGTTGAAACCCACAAAAAAAATATTTTTAAAAAACTAGATGTTCATAACTCCATAGATTTGATAAAGCTTGTGAATGAAAAACAACTACTTTCATAG